From a single Intestinibaculum porci genomic region:
- a CDS encoding Dabb family protein, with translation MKHNIIVKWKDRETNKRIEQIKAIFNETLSIPGIHEVTYTFNCIDRPNRYDLMITIDMDEEALAAYDASDPHHEWKETFGDLIEKKAIFDYQ, from the coding sequence ATGAAACATAATATTATTGTGAAATGGAAAGATCGAGAAACCAACAAACGTATTGAACAGATTAAGGCGATCTTTAATGAAACTTTGAGTATTCCAGGTATTCATGAAGTGACTTATACCTTTAACTGTATTGATCGTCCTAATCGTTATGATCTGATGATCACGATCGATATGGATGAAGAAGCGTTAGCAGCTTATGATGCTTCAGATCCGCATCACGAGTGGAAAGAAACATTTGGCGATCTTATCGAAAAGAAAGCTATCTTTGATTATCAATAG
- a CDS encoding C-GCAxxG-C-C family protein: MSHIEKAKELRAIVTPHYNCAQAVVIPFAQEAGLTDEQAYNIARNFGAGMKMGSVCGGITGGLMVLGLFGVDDPATIKAYYKHFTDHHDGLLNCKDLLAVSAKKGEVKKTHCDGMVYEAIMAVETILKEKGKIA, from the coding sequence ATGTCACATATTGAAAAAGCAAAAGAACTTAGAGCAATCGTAACACCACATTATAACTGTGCCCAGGCGGTGGTGATTCCTTTCGCTCAGGAGGCTGGATTAACTGATGAACAGGCTTATAACATTGCTCGAAACTTTGGCGCAGGGATGAAGATGGGCAGTGTCTGTGGCGGGATTACTGGCGGCTTAATGGTTTTAGGATTATTTGGCGTTGATGATCCAGCAACGATCAAAGCTTATTATAAACATTTTACTGATCATCATGATGGTTTACTGAATTGTAAAGATTTATTAGCAGTTTCAGCGAAAAAAGGAGAAGTCAAGAAGACGCATTGTGATGGGATGGTTTATGAAGCGATCATGGCAGTCGAAACAATTTTAAAAGAAAAAGGTAAAATCGCATGA
- a CDS encoding NUDIX hydrolase, which produces MNLMTDLEQYTPFNEQEACDVKEILRRLKSGEELYTRDNASAHLSASAWVVSPDRKKVLMAYHNIYDSWSWLGGHADGDHDLLAVAMREVEEESGVIAHPISKNIYSVEILTVDGHEKRGHYVSSHLHLNITYLLEADDTMPLRVKEDENKAVAWFPIDEVCDHVSEKWMAERIYSKLNSQL; this is translated from the coding sequence ATGAATCTGATGACTGATTTAGAGCAATATACGCCCTTTAATGAACAGGAAGCATGTGATGTCAAAGAAATCTTAAGACGCTTAAAAAGCGGGGAAGAGCTTTATACCCGTGATAATGCGTCCGCTCATTTAAGCGCGAGTGCATGGGTCGTTTCACCGGATAGAAAAAAGGTACTCATGGCTTATCACAATATTTATGATTCCTGGTCATGGCTAGGCGGACACGCCGATGGCGATCATGATTTATTGGCAGTAGCTATGCGCGAAGTAGAAGAAGAGAGCGGGGTGATTGCCCATCCGATTTCAAAGAACATTTATTCGGTAGAAATCCTAACCGTCGATGGTCATGAGAAACGCGGTCATTATGTCTCTTCACATCTTCATCTTAATATTACTTATCTCTTGGAAGCGGATGATACAATGCCACTGCGTGTTAAAGAAGATGAAAACAAAGCGGTGGCTTGGTTTCCGATTGATGAAGTCTGTGATCATGTCAGTGAGAAGTGGATGGCCGAGCGTATTTATTCTAAACTTAACAGTCAGCTGTAA
- the glgB gene encoding 1,4-alpha-glucan branching protein GlgB — translation MDLGNFYNGNSFDVHYYLGAHYKKGEGTTFRTYAPAAERVCLIGEFSDWREREMNRCENGQFWEVTVPDAAPGHMYKYRIYHGGSFVDHCDPYGYYAELRPNNASIIYDLSGYTFEDEKWISQRHDTTQEPLNVYEMHFGSWRKKGDEETDWYTYTEMADLLIPYLKEYGYNYLEIMPLNEYPNDLSWGYQPTGYFAPTSRYGKPNELKYFIDQCHQNNIGVILDFVPVHFAIDSFGLANYDGTPLYNYPNNAVGMSEWGTCNFQHSRGDVCSFLNSSAYYWLSEYHLDGLRLDAVGNLIYWQGDAGRGENRDAMRFIQKFNTGLKQRVPNCLLFAEDSSSFNGVTKPVDQGGLGFDYKWDLGWMNDTLDFFMKTPDERKDCYHKLTFSMMYFYNEHFILPFSHDEVVHGKKTIVDKMYGEYEEQFAQARALYMYMYAHTGKQLNFMGNEFGQLREWHEFREQDWDMLKYPMHDAFHQMMKDLNHLYLTHDAFWKYDYQEKGFEWIDCHQEDKTIYVFKRMSDEETIVCFFNFSNKDQIYTYKGEEKTLTLLLDSNNEKYNGTDEDVVIEYEVDGETEVSLPAYTAMYFIAK, via the coding sequence ATGGATTTAGGCAATTTTTATAATGGAAACTCTTTTGATGTCCACTACTACTTAGGAGCTCATTATAAAAAAGGTGAAGGAACAACGTTTCGTACATATGCTCCAGCTGCTGAAAGAGTTTGCCTCATTGGTGAATTTTCAGACTGGCGTGAAAGAGAAATGAACCGCTGTGAAAATGGTCAGTTCTGGGAAGTGACAGTACCTGATGCGGCACCTGGACATATGTATAAATATCGTATTTACCATGGCGGTAGTTTTGTCGATCATTGTGATCCTTATGGTTACTATGCAGAGTTACGTCCTAATAATGCATCTATTATTTATGATTTATCAGGCTATACATTTGAAGATGAGAAATGGATTTCGCAGCGTCATGATACAACTCAGGAACCTTTGAATGTTTATGAAATGCATTTTGGTTCATGGCGTAAAAAGGGTGATGAAGAAACTGACTGGTATACATACACTGAAATGGCCGATTTACTGATTCCTTACTTAAAGGAATATGGCTATAACTATCTGGAAATCATGCCATTAAATGAATATCCAAACGATTTATCTTGGGGCTATCAGCCAACTGGCTATTTTGCGCCAACTTCAAGATATGGTAAACCAAATGAATTGAAATACTTCATTGATCAGTGCCATCAAAATAATATTGGCGTGATCTTGGACTTTGTGCCAGTACATTTTGCGATCGATAGTTTTGGCTTAGCGAACTATGATGGCACGCCGCTTTATAACTATCCTAACAATGCGGTGGGAATGAGTGAATGGGGGACTTGTAACTTCCAGCATTCCCGTGGGGATGTCTGCTCATTCTTAAATTCTTCTGCATATTACTGGTTAAGTGAATATCATTTAGATGGGTTGCGTTTAGATGCAGTCGGTAATCTGATTTATTGGCAGGGAGATGCCGGACGCGGGGAAAACCGCGATGCTATGCGCTTTATTCAGAAATTCAACACCGGCTTAAAACAGCGTGTGCCAAACTGTCTGCTTTTTGCGGAAGATTCTTCTTCCTTCAATGGTGTGACGAAACCGGTTGATCAGGGCGGTTTAGGCTTTGATTATAAATGGGATTTAGGCTGGATGAATGATACGCTCGACTTCTTTATGAAAACACCAGATGAACGAAAAGACTGTTATCATAAGTTAACATTCTCAATGATGTACTTCTATAACGAACACTTCATTTTACCATTCTCACATGATGAAGTCGTTCATGGCAAAAAGACAATCGTTGATAAGATGTATGGCGAATATGAAGAACAGTTTGCCCAAGCTCGTGCCTTATACATGTATATGTATGCGCACACTGGCAAACAGTTAAACTTTATGGGTAATGAATTTGGTCAGTTACGAGAATGGCATGAATTCAGAGAACAGGATTGGGATATGTTAAAATATCCAATGCATGATGCTTTCCATCAGATGATGAAAGATTTGAACCATCTCTATTTAACTCATGATGCGTTCTGGAAATATGATTATCAGGAAAAAGGTTTTGAATGGATTGATTGTCATCAGGAAGATAAAACCATTTATGTTTTCAAACGTATGAGTGATGAAGAAACGATTGTCTGCTTCTTCAACTTCTCAAATAAAGATCAGATTTATACATACAAGGGAGAAGAAAAGACTTTAACCCTCTTGCTTGATTCTAATAATGAGAAGTATAATGGAACTGATGAAGATGTAGTCATTGAATATGAAGTTGATGGTGAAACAGAAGTTTCGCTGCCAGCTTATACCGCGATGTATTTTATTGCCAAGTAA
- a CDS encoding TetR/AcrR family transcriptional regulator encodes MKKQPKSKRAIIAAFIDIRKHTPVEKMTVTNLCKVAEINKSTFYVYYQDIYDLSDQVENDLVRRITNSISHTECAFDDPGAFTEEVFRAYGENQHLIDIVFSGSRSVMLPKKVHQALTELFFQLRPEYKNSPEKHIMLSYIIYGGYYAYVENESMDRNYRISVISSLTKL; translated from the coding sequence ATGAAAAAGCAGCCTAAAAGCAAACGTGCCATCATCGCGGCTTTTATCGACATTCGTAAACATACACCCGTCGAAAAGATGACGGTCACAAATCTTTGTAAAGTTGCGGAAATCAACAAGTCAACTTTCTACGTCTATTATCAGGACATTTATGATCTTTCTGATCAGGTAGAAAATGATTTAGTGCGGCGCATCACCAATAGTATTTCCCACACTGAGTGCGCCTTCGATGATCCTGGTGCCTTTACCGAGGAAGTCTTTCGTGCCTATGGTGAAAACCAGCATTTAATTGATATTGTCTTTTCCGGCAGTCGCAGTGTGATGTTACCAAAGAAAGTGCATCAGGCGCTTACTGAACTATTTTTTCAATTACGCCCAGAATATAAAAATTCACCAGAAAAACATATCATGCTTTCCTATATCATTTATGGCGGTTATTACGCTTATGTCGAAAATGAAAGCATGGACCGTAATTATCGTATTTCCGTTATCTCATCACTCACAAAATTATGA
- a CDS encoding alpha/beta hydrolase family protein, with translation MKKLIVLVMAIAIGLASYFYFSRPHQSIEKIVQQPLVKTSKATITTHYVKRGKYALYTKVYLPAVRAKLPFVIICPGYSASYKDYEIIAKKLSKAGIGAAVFDFVGGNLHSASGGKMSAMSPSSEEKDLTALIRYFMKQGYCDQHHFYLAGHSQGGLIASLVAAKRKDIRSLFLCAPAYNIPDMVKLVAVPKKGKTMRVGNGEVGHQYIQEMKAIKMYKDVKAYTKPVYIFHGTVDLTVPISYSWDAKEAYKNCHVYPYADEWHVFSHEAISKMCKKVIHVINKQKTEK, from the coding sequence ATGAAAAAGCTTATTGTTTTAGTAATGGCGATAGCCATTGGCTTAGCTTCTTATTTTTACTTTAGCAGACCTCATCAAAGCATTGAAAAAATTGTTCAGCAGCCGCTTGTGAAAACAAGTAAAGCGACGATTACAACGCATTATGTGAAGAGAGGCAAATATGCTCTTTATACAAAAGTATACTTACCAGCAGTGCGGGCAAAACTGCCTTTTGTCATTATTTGTCCGGGCTATTCCGCTTCTTATAAAGATTATGAAATTATTGCGAAAAAGTTATCTAAAGCTGGGATCGGCGCAGCGGTTTTTGATTTTGTCGGAGGCAATCTGCACTCTGCCTCTGGCGGAAAGATGAGTGCGATGTCACCTTCTTCAGAAGAAAAAGATTTAACGGCATTAATTCGTTATTTTATGAAGCAGGGCTATTGCGATCAGCATCATTTCTATTTAGCTGGCCATTCTCAAGGCGGGCTGATCGCTTCCCTTGTGGCGGCGAAAAGAAAGGATATTCGCAGTTTATTCCTCTGCGCGCCAGCATATAATATTCCAGATATGGTGAAACTTGTAGCGGTGCCGAAAAAAGGGAAAACAATGCGTGTTGGCAATGGCGAAGTTGGACATCAGTACATTCAGGAAATGAAGGCGATCAAGATGTATAAGGATGTGAAAGCATATACCAAGCCGGTGTACATTTTTCATGGCACGGTGGACTTAACGGTTCCGATTTCTTACTCATGGGATGCGAAAGAAGCCTATAAAAATTGCCATGTTTATCCTTATGCTGATGAATGGCATGTCTTTTCTCATGAAGCTATTTCAAAAATGTGTAAGAAAGTCATTCACGTCATCAATAAGCAAAAAACGGAGAAATAA
- a CDS encoding Cof-type HAD-IIB family hydrolase has product MYQLIALDMDGTLLDDQKQILPSSAEAIKKAYNAGKIVCLSTGRGLAELADYQELFPYLSYGILISGACLYDFVNQQVIHEMPLKEKEIKAIIDAVNNRDIMPQLLTKERSIASASHIRHIEDYHMAVYRNMYERVCDFVDEPLQEALTLSDVYKINLYHTNTQEREETYQRLKDLPLSFAYAEETSLEISPLHVTKALGLKTLCERLILPLSQTIAVGDAPNDLEVLKTAGLSVAMGNSRPDVLEICDLVTDDNNHDGIAHVIETYLL; this is encoded by the coding sequence ATGTATCAGCTTATTGCATTAGATATGGATGGCACCCTGCTTGATGATCAGAAACAGATTCTGCCATCAAGTGCGGAGGCTATCAAAAAAGCTTATAATGCAGGAAAGATTGTTTGTTTATCAACTGGTCGCGGCCTTGCCGAGTTAGCTGATTACCAAGAACTCTTTCCTTATTTATCATATGGCATTTTAATTAGCGGTGCTTGTTTGTATGATTTTGTAAATCAGCAAGTTATTCATGAAATGCCCTTAAAAGAGAAAGAAATAAAGGCTATTATTGATGCTGTTAACAATCGTGATATCATGCCGCAGCTTTTAACAAAGGAACGTAGTATTGCCTCAGCATCACACATTCGCCATATTGAAGATTACCATATGGCTGTTTATCGTAATATGTATGAACGCGTCTGTGATTTTGTTGATGAGCCGCTTCAGGAGGCGTTAACTCTTTCTGATGTGTATAAAATCAACTTATATCATACCAATACGCAGGAACGCGAGGAGACTTATCAGCGATTAAAGGATTTACCATTATCCTTCGCTTACGCCGAAGAGACATCGCTAGAGATTAGCCCATTACATGTTACAAAAGCTTTAGGTTTAAAGACATTATGTGAAAGATTAATTTTGCCGCTCTCGCAGACGATTGCGGTCGGGGATGCCCCTAATGATTTGGAAGTCTTAAAAACAGCCGGCTTAAGCGTAGCGATGGGGAATAGTCGTCCAGATGTTTTAGAAATATGTGATCTTGTCACCGATGACAACAATCATGATGGCATTGCTCATGTTATTGAAACATACTTATTGTAG
- a CDS encoding FliH/SctL family protein gives MKPKKQGQEQAMFNYLDANAKKIIKNVDVLSLILGSLVEDFKEMDEGQLKAYLTPIQNNVKNFSPQVQMQSTELFIGKNKCILDTLFAFNKGKQGALLVDIEMQSTNDYYMELRNVQYCTAVLAQSRFKKNRMDKLFVIWINMAPPHKDEGIIMVSAQARFDPQHQRYVKRRGLRKCPTSIIVNLYDIRKPRIDAIKSEKLDLIAVLSTIFSVTIDYKEKDAILKARGFHYDEKMRKEMEDMESWSRYIFNSMKPMMFEDAKKEVREQAWAEGMAEGMAEGREKGRKVGLKEGREVGLKEGRKVGLKEGREVGLKEGRAEGRLEGAMLLKKVNHLLAKGMSDEEILTSLPNVTVDFVKYARESYEEDHQL, from the coding sequence ATGAAACCTAAAAAGCAAGGTCAGGAACAGGCAATGTTCAACTACCTTGATGCCAATGCAAAAAAGATTATTAAGAATGTTGATGTGTTATCATTGATCTTAGGCAGCTTAGTTGAAGATTTCAAAGAAATGGATGAAGGACAGCTCAAAGCCTATTTGACACCGATCCAAAATAATGTCAAAAACTTCAGCCCTCAGGTCCAAATGCAAAGCACAGAACTGTTTATTGGCAAAAACAAGTGTATTCTTGATACCTTATTTGCCTTTAATAAAGGCAAACAAGGGGCACTGCTTGTGGATATCGAAATGCAGAGTACGAATGATTATTACATGGAACTGAGAAATGTGCAGTACTGCACGGCGGTGCTGGCACAGAGTCGCTTTAAAAAGAATAGAATGGATAAGCTGTTTGTCATCTGGATCAATATGGCACCGCCTCATAAAGATGAAGGCATCATTATGGTGAGTGCACAAGCGCGTTTTGATCCACAGCATCAGAGATATGTGAAACGCCGCGGCTTAAGAAAATGTCCAACGTCAATTATTGTCAATCTTTATGATATTCGCAAGCCGCGCATTGATGCCATTAAAAGTGAGAAGCTGGATCTTATTGCGGTTTTATCCACAATTTTCTCGGTGACAATTGATTACAAAGAAAAAGATGCTATACTGAAGGCAAGAGGATTTCATTACGATGAGAAGATGAGAAAGGAGATGGAGGATATGGAATCATGGAGCCGATATATTTTCAATAGTATGAAGCCGATGATGTTTGAAGACGCCAAAAAAGAGGTAAGAGAGCAGGCTTGGGCTGAAGGCATGGCTGAAGGCATGGCTGAAGGTCGAGAAAAAGGTCGAAAAGTAGGCCTTAAAGAAGGTCGTGAAGTAGGCCTCAAAGAAGGTAGAAAAGTAGGCCTCAAAGAAGGTCGTGAAGTAGGTCTCAAAGAAGGTCGTGCTGAAGGTCGCTTAGAAGGTGCAATGTTGCTTAAGAAAGTCAATCATTTGTTAGCGAAAGGTATGAGCGATGAAGAGATTCTTACGTCTCTTCCTAATGTCACTGTTGATTTTGTGAAATATGCACGTGAAAGTTATGAAGAGGATCATCAGCTTTAA